TGTATCTTCCAGGAACATCCGAGAAATTTAATACCTGAACTATGTAGACAATTTTATGATCTTGGTTGGGTCACTGGAACTGGTGGTGGTATATCTATCAAATATGAGTtagcaataattatttattacgttaaatttaatatagtctgcattattaaaattatattaattttgcaGAGATGAAATATATATTGCACCATCTGGTGTCCAAAAGGAACGTATCTGTCCAGATGAAATGTTTGTACAGGATATCAATGGAAAGGATTTAAAGTTACCAGCGTCtgataaaaaattgaaaaaatctcAATGCACACCATTATTTATGTGTGCATATTTAAGAAGAAATGCGGGAGCTGTAATTCATACTCATTCCAAATTTGCTGTGATGGTTACTTTTCATTGGCCTGGTAAAGAATTTCGTATCACTCACCTTGAAATGATAAAaggtataaatttatttaaatatatataaacatgAGATTGTATGTCAGTATTTGTAAAAACattgaaaaaattataataGGTATAAGAAATCAGAAATTGGGAAGAGCATATCGTTATGATGAAGAACTTGTAGTTCCAATAATTGAAAATACACCATTTGAAGAAGACTTAAGGGATAAATTGGATGAAACCATTGTTGCTTATCCAGAAACGTGTGCTATATTAGTGAGAAGACATGGAATTTATGTTTGGGGTGATTCATGGCAACAAGCAAAGACTATGTATgtactatttatttataatgactgtattatttttgtttctctctctgcattaaaatatattatatttattttataggaCAGAATGTTATGATTACTTGTTTGAGATAGCATTACAAATGAAAAGAGACGGATTAGATACTCTAGCGACTCCTGAAGATTATGAGTTAAAGTATCAAAAAAATGGAACACTAAATGGATAATAATAGTATGAttatttctacaaaaaaaaattatttttgtatacatTTAAAGGAAAaatttatgtacatatattacagtatatacaTTTGTTGATTCATTATAACATTTCATATATCTAAATCAAATGGTTGAAATTCTTTTCTAATTCTGTTTGCAAGTTCAATTTCTTCTTCCTTGGTCATTTGACAATCTTTCCAGTCAATTCTGTCACTCATATCTAATATTCTGTCAGCTGCTAATACTTCCCTTCCAAATTGAAGTGGGAAATCTTTTTTAATTCTATAGAACAACTTTTCTTCACTTGGCAATTCTACATAAAAGTACAAAACACCTGGCTTTGCAATTTGTTGCAAATTTGTATGCGGTGGTAATTCAgtaattttgaaattattacaTTCTGCCATTTCCTAAAAGTAGAAAAGTAGTTAGTACTGTTAATTAAGATTTATTAAACCATAGTAACGCAATAATTTACCATAAAGGTTTCCTTTAAAGCAGGTGCTAGGTTTTTGTGAACAGGTATGACTTGCAGCTGACAATGAGAAGTTTTAAAATTCCTTTCAAAGAATACAGGTACCTTATCtacagtattataatattttgcAATAGCATTTTTATACTGATCCATTTCTTCTTTCACATCTTTTGGTAAAATAGAAAGGCTTTGATGATGTGTTATTGGTAAAATTAAAAAGTGCTCTTCGACTAACCCACCTCTGGCTAGAGCAACATAGTTTTCTGTTCCAACTGATATTACCAAATGCTTGGAAACTTCAGGACTCGATAAGCAGAACCAGCATTTTGCTTGATCAAATTCTAGTTTTGGTCTTTTATTATGTCCTTCTGAATGTTTTGACCTCTTTGTTGTATCTTTGGATTCCATATCATAAAAATATTGTGTGCATTTTGTTTCTTCTTTTTGCGCACTAGGCTGGTTCGATAATATTGATTTAGAGTAAGGACTTTCTGTTTCGTCTGTTGTTTTCATGACCAAGTCGGATAAACGTGTTCTATCGACAGGAGTCAAATTCAATGCGTATAACCATTTCTTCTTTTGAGTGTTCGCTACAGGTGCAAGCGCTATAAATCTTGTCGCTATTTCAATATTGCCATCCTGTTGACTTTGATTTCTGAAAGGTAATACatcttatttataaataaattatcatGCTACAGTAAACAAATTCTTGAAATTAATTCAGTATATTGTACCTATATGGTGGTCTTTCATAATGAATTCCTTCTAACGCTGACACATGATACCTTGGCTTTACTTGTGCAGCTAACCATGCAATTAATTTTGAACCCTGATAAGTAAGATTCGGTTTATTAGGATCCAAATTTGTAATTCCAGCAGGCCAAGGAGATGTTAATAGTATGTCAATGCCTCGAAAACTTGGTTGACCTCTTAAGCAAGAATTCTTAATTGCCACAACATCGCTTTCATTGAAATAAGTAGACTTTAATTCAGAATTACTTTCTGTACCACTAACATATGCGATTTTGAGTCCTGATGTAGCACTGTACACACCCCGTTTTCCTAGATAAGTAAGATTCTGACATATTTCACAACCATCTTCATCtggataattttttaaatccgaCTCTCTATTCGCGCCAATAATATACGTTGGAACTGGAATGTGTTTGGCAGCATTTTTATAAACCTCAAGTTCTATATTATCTTTCCCGAAAAAATTTCCCACACATAGTAAAAAATCGAAGGGGCCGCTCTTTTTATTTATAGATTCaactttattaaataaaaatttaaaatgaCCCTCTACGTCTCCACAAATTAACACCTTCTGTTTTTCATTCATTTtgaggaatatatatatataacctcaATTGGAAAAACGCACAAAATCTTCGGAGACTATGCTTACGTACAAAATTTATTATTTGTGTGAAACTGTAACACTCTTTCGTCACTATTCATCAACAAATAGTCTtctaaatacaaaattttatgtTATTGGCATTTTACCCGCGCACAATAAACACCACGATTGAAACACTTGTATATAACCTACTTCGAAACCTAGCGATATCACATCGATTCTTGGAATCGATGCTTTATTTTGTAAAATCGATGTTTTTACTCGATGTTTTAAGATATCGACAGAGATGAGTAGAGCAGTGTTGTAAGATTTGAAGAAATTCTGTCTTAGCGCTCTCGACGGTAGAGAGACGAACCTCAGCAAGTTTTTCGGATTTTTCTTGAAAAAGGAAAAGTGAGCAATTCAAACTTATTGGTAAGCAAGTATGGGCAATAAAAGAGCAATTTGTTGAGCTATATTTCATTAATATTGgtgggcttcgcatggatattataCATCTGCCAAGAGTTTTACTTGCAATGGACACCTGCCTTTAGGTCTATGGGTCCACGTAATTTACTTTCTTCGTCTTTAACTATGAGGGCAGCACTACTCAGCCAATCAAAACAAACCAGTTTCTTAGCCAGAAATTTCCCACAGGTTCTCTTCTATGTAAATTCTCTGTGATGATACTAGTCGATACTAGTTGTGCGACTTTCACTTCTTAGCTTGGTTTTGTTAGTTGCGATATTTATATTGTGATAAAGAGTTGTAGGAATTGCGAATTTTTTTCGCTACatacaatatatatgtatatacatagacGTATGCATACATGAATGCATATACAAACGGATAAAGTATTTTAATATCGTTCTTGTGGATTAGTCATTTATTTaagtttttattaataaaagtcAGTGATAACAACATATACAAGACAAAAGTTCGTAGGACAGTTCAAGCATGTAAGAGATCTGAAAAAAGAAAGTCTATATAGACAGGAAGATAACCTTATTTTTACTGTCTATAGTTGTAGTTAATTATTTATGAAATTTCAATACTCTTTCACTTTTTTATCGTTGTGAATACACACATTTTGAATACGACAAATTCTTACACATATATGATGTCTACAATGTCATTATTTGACGATAACGTATCATATTTATAAGAAAACGAAGTTTTGAACAAAAAGGAATATAATTAAAGTGGATTTGCTTTCGAGGAAACTTAGAATTAGACAATCTAAAAAGTAATAAAGATGAGTTCTCATCATCATTTAAATCCATTGTCTGGTGATATAGAACACATTAATCATCTCTCTGATGATATTGGCGCACTTTATCTCTCCGATGAGTATTCAGATGTAACTGTAATTGTTGGTGGACAAAGATTCAATGGTCACAAAATTATATTAGCTGCACGTAGTCAATATTTTAGAGCTCTTTTATTTGGAGGTTTAAAGGAATCAACACAACGAGAAATTGAATTAAAAGATGCCAATTTGGCTTCGTTTAAAGGTTTATTTGAATACATATACACAGGACGTATGTCGCTTACAGATAGACGTGAAGaggtatttcttatttttttaaaactaaGTTCTTAAATTATAAACAAATCTGTGTAATGTTTTATCCTTTGTAGGTAATTTTAGATATTCTTGGATTGGCTCATCTTTATGGGTTTTTAGAACTAGAAACCTCTGTATCAGATTATTTAagagaaatattaaatataaaaaatgcctGTCTCATATTTAATGCAGCATTTTTTTACCAAATAGAATGTCTTACAAGGGTATGAATATGATATCAAAACGACATCCTAAAGAATGTTTAAACATAGAAGAATTCTATTCTTATATAGGTTTGTCAAGAATATATGGACAAACATGCTTCCGAAGTGATACAACATGAAAGCTTTTTGCAGTTAAGTGCTGCTGCTTTGAATGAGCTTGTTTCAAGAGATTCATTTTATGCGCCAGAGATTGATATCTTTTTAGCTGTACAAGCTTGGGTAAAGGCGAATTCTGATACTACTGACAAAAGTGTTTTAGGTAGGACAATATTAAAAATAGATGTATTTAAGAAGTAAAAGAATAGAAAAGGAAATTATGCACTTAAATATATTAGAGGTTTCCATCAAAGTAACACAAGTAATTTTATAGATAAGGTACGATTAAGCTTGATTTCTATTTCGGATCTCTTGAATATTGTTCGACCAAGTGGATTAGTTGCTCCCAACATAATTTTAGATGCAATTGCTACAAAAGTACAAAGACGAGATTCTGATCTTACTTATCGAGGTCGATTACTTATAGATGAAAATGTTGCCCATCCTATGCATGGGGCTCAAGTTCTGCAGGGTGAAATGCGTAGTTATTTATTAGATGGGGATACAAGCAACTACGATTTGGAACGAGGGTAAATGAATAAATGGTTTTCATGTTCGTAATCATTCAAGTACAATTTTCCCTCTTCTTTAGGTACACTAGGCATACAATCACAGAATCACAGGAATATGGTATTTTGATTAAATTGGGAACTCAATGTATCATTAATCATATCAAGATGTTGCTTTGGGATAAAGATATGCGCTCATATTCATATTACATAGAAGTAAGTAAAACAAAATATGTTAAATAGATAGCTATTATGAgcttgaataattattttatttataaataggtGTCTATGAATCAAAAAGATTGGGTGACTGTTATTGATCACACAGAATATTTGTGTCGCAGTTGGC
The Megalopta genalis isolate 19385.01 chromosome 18, iyMegGena1_principal, whole genome shotgun sequence DNA segment above includes these coding regions:
- the LOC117228456 gene encoding putative methylthioribulose-1-phosphate dehydratase, with translation MMSSFDEKYDKEHPRNLIPELCRQFYDLGWVTGTGGGISIKYEDEIYIAPSGVQKERICPDEMFVQDINGKDLKLPASDKKLKKSQCTPLFMCAYLRRNAGAVIHTHSKFAVMVTFHWPGKEFRITHLEMIKGIRNQKLGRAYRYDEELVVPIIENTPFEEDLRDKLDETIVAYPETCAILVRRHGIYVWGDSWQQAKTMTECYDYLFEIALQMKRDGLDTLATPEDYELKYQKNGTLNG
- the LOC117228455 gene encoding CWF19-like protein 1 → MNEKQKVLICGDVEGHFKFLFNKVESINKKSGPFDFLLCVGNFFGKDNIELEVYKNAAKHIPVPTYIIGANRESDLKNYPDEDGCEICQNLTYLGKRGVYSATSGLKIAYVSGTESNSELKSTYFNESDVVAIKNSCLRGQPSFRGIDILLTSPWPAGITNLDPNKPNLTYQGSKLIAWLAAQVKPRYHVSALEGIHYERPPYRNQSQQDGNIEIATRFIALAPVANTQKKKWLYALNLTPVDRTRLSDLVMKTTDETESPYSKSILSNQPSAQKEETKCTQYFYDMESKDTTKRSKHSEGHNKRPKLEFDQAKCWFCLSSPEVSKHLVISVGTENYVALARGGLVEEHFLILPITHHQSLSILPKDVKEEMDQYKNAIAKYYNTVDKVPVFFERNFKTSHCQLQVIPVHKNLAPALKETFMEMAECNNFKITELPPHTNLQQIAKPGVLYFYVELPSEEKLFYRIKKDFPLQFGREVLAADRILDMSDRIDWKDCQMTKEEEIELANRIRKEFQPFDLDI
- the BTBD9 gene encoding BTB (POZ) domain containing 9 isoform X2, coding for MSSHHHLNPLSGDIEHINHLSDDIGALYLSDEYSDVTVIVGGQRFNGHKIILAARSQYFRALLFGGLKESTQREIELKDANLASFKGLFEYIYTGRMSLTDRREEVILDILGLAHLYGFLELETSVSDYLREILNIKNACLIFNAAFFYQIECLTRVCQEYMDKHASEVIQHESFLQLSAAALNELVSRDSFYAPEIDIFLAVQAWVKANSDTTDKSVLDENVAHPMHGAQVLQGEMRSYLLDGDTSNYDLERGYTRHTITESQEYGILIKLGTQCIINHIKMLLWDKDMRSYSYYIEVSMNQKDWVTVIDHTEYLCRSWQYLYFEPRVVLYIRIVGTNNTVNKVFHVVSFQAYYTSQTEKLSNGFVVPTRNVATMDRSATVTEGVCRTRNALLNGDTSNYDWDSGYTCHQLGSGSILVQLGQPYVIDSMKLLLWDCDNRSYSYYIEVSGNCWNWTLVADKTRETCRSWQTIHFEPPRPVVFIRIVGTFNSANEVFHCVHFECPAEVNDKDIAKSPVHKGKQATPTESTLSIATPPPETTTEAVNLDQEELNPNCNNVCS
- the BTBD9 gene encoding BTB (POZ) domain containing 9 isoform X1 — protein: MSSHHHLNPLSGDIEHINHLSDDIGALYLSDEYSDVTVIVGGQRFNGHKIILAARSQYFRALLFGGLKESTQREIELKDANLASFKGLFEYIYTGRMSLTDRREEVILDILGLAHLYGFLELETSVSDYLREILNIKNACLIFNAAFFYQIECLTRVCQEYMDKHASEVIQHESFLQLSAAALNELVSRDSFYAPEIDIFLAVQAWVKANSDTTDKSVLDKVRLSLISISDLLNIVRPSGLVAPNIILDAIATKVQRRDSDLTYRGRLLIDENVAHPMHGAQVLQGEMRSYLLDGDTSNYDLERGYTRHTITESQEYGILIKLGTQCIINHIKMLLWDKDMRSYSYYIEVSMNQKDWVTVIDHTEYLCRSWQYLYFEPRVVLYIRIVGTNNTVNKVFHVVSFQAYYTSQTEKLSNGFVVPTRNVATMDRSATVTEGVCRTRNALLNGDTSNYDWDSGYTCHQLGSGSILVQLGQPYVIDSMKLLLWDCDNRSYSYYIEVSGNCWNWTLVADKTRETCRSWQTIHFEPPRPVVFIRIVGTFNSANEVFHCVHFECPAEVNDKDIAKSPVHKGKQATPTESTLSIATPPPETTTEAVNLDQEELNPNCNNVCS